In Pseudoalteromonas sp. MM1, a single window of DNA contains:
- a CDS encoding DoxX family protein, which produces MTLLQKILNSKAGAAALILRVPVGLILAAHGAQKLFAWFGGYGLEGTGQWMTTIGLEPGYWLALMAGSAEFFGGIALALGLLTRPAAVVTAFTMLIAIFSVHINNGLFMANNGYEYALTLLVATAALAIQGAGSFSVDSVIAKKLADK; this is translated from the coding sequence ATGACACTACTACAAAAAATATTAAACTCTAAAGCTGGCGCAGCAGCACTTATTTTACGTGTACCAGTTGGTTTAATTTTAGCAGCGCATGGCGCGCAAAAATTATTTGCTTGGTTTGGTGGTTACGGCCTTGAAGGCACAGGGCAGTGGATGACAACTATTGGCTTAGAGCCAGGTTATTGGTTGGCTTTAATGGCAGGCAGCGCTGAATTTTTTGGTGGTATTGCATTAGCACTTGGTTTATTAACACGCCCAGCAGCCGTAGTTACGGCGTTTACAATGTTGATTGCAATTTTTAGTGTCCATATTAACAATGGTTTATTTATGGCTAACAACGGTTACGAATACGCACTTACTTTATTAGTTGCAACTGCAGCGCTTGCTATTCAAGGTGCTGGTAGCTTTTCGGTTGATAGTGTTATTGCTAAAAAGCTAGCTGATAAATAA
- a CDS encoding AraC family transcriptional regulator — protein sequence MHTLADHYFSSILDYLQTQGIDSKTALQAIGFTEFSRRHNQQLAPRISLQSYNALLVYGQKALNDPLFGFTLGMHIRPADYGILGYLIESSDTLSSAIKALLNYDSLVADIGKAQFLQTADEAAVRWHAHPHCNEQVVLRNMSAWVSVIRQLINASLCPSSISFIHNWPKRHTQQLEEWFKCPVISGEAHNQINFPSNYLKLAFKTDNAIVNATFKQLSQQQLSHFKSQQCLTEKVKQLLIAKTTLQNCQLIAVASALNVTPRTLQRHLKKQHVTFAQLLEQERKNRSHTLIGILPLSELANLLGFKDQSSFNRAFLRWHNCTPTQFLKRK from the coding sequence ATGCATACACTGGCTGATCATTACTTTTCGAGCATTTTAGATTACTTGCAAACCCAAGGTATTGATTCTAAAACAGCTCTTCAGGCTATCGGGTTTACTGAGTTTAGTCGCCGACATAATCAGCAATTAGCACCTCGTATTAGTTTACAAAGTTACAATGCGCTGCTTGTGTATGGCCAAAAAGCGCTAAACGATCCGCTGTTTGGTTTTACTTTAGGTATGCACATTCGCCCCGCAGATTACGGTATATTGGGCTATTTAATTGAATCGAGCGATACCCTAAGTAGCGCTATAAAGGCACTGTTAAATTACGACAGCTTAGTGGCAGATATTGGTAAAGCGCAGTTTTTGCAAACTGCAGACGAAGCTGCGGTGCGCTGGCATGCTCATCCTCATTGTAATGAACAAGTTGTATTACGAAACATGAGTGCTTGGGTAAGCGTTATTCGCCAGTTAATAAACGCATCGCTTTGTCCAAGCAGTATCAGCTTTATACATAATTGGCCTAAAAGGCACACACAACAGTTAGAAGAATGGTTTAAATGCCCCGTTATAAGCGGTGAAGCGCACAATCAAATAAATTTTCCGAGCAATTATTTAAAGCTTGCCTTTAAAACTGACAACGCCATTGTAAATGCTACATTTAAGCAGCTTTCACAACAACAGCTATCGCATTTTAAAAGCCAGCAGTGCTTAACAGAAAAAGTTAAACAGCTGCTTATTGCAAAAACAACATTACAAAATTGCCAGCTTATTGCAGTTGCAAGTGCATTAAACGTAACACCGCGCACGCTACAGCGACATTTAAAAAAGCAACATGTAACTTTTGCGCAATTACTCGAACAAGAAAGAAAAAACCGCTCCCACACGTTAATTGGCATACTCCCGCTTAGCGAACTAGCTAACCTGTTAGGCTTTAAAGATCAGAGCTCGTTTAATCGCGCTTTTTTACGATGGCACAATTGCACACCCACACAATTTTTAAAACGAAAATAA
- a CDS encoding ABC transporter substrate-binding protein has protein sequence MFVRVILSICVFMLYSAICKAQTITFVAEDLPPYHFINQNNEPDGALIDLAKATIKHTKLTAKFEIMPMARIFYALEHNPNAVTLSLLKTPIREKQLTWLGESYFADAYLVSLKSHTDEVSHLNHAKFYQVATIRGYSSATYLKNAGFVEGENLVLVSYYQQLWQMLYKKRIDFVLTNTLTLENELKRSGLNPNLIIKRIHLTDYPSKLYFSANKTLDKHTASAISHALNTLKENGEYQAILTKWQLPLPATANKL, from the coding sequence ATATTTGTGCGTGTAATATTAAGTATCTGTGTGTTTATGCTTTATAGCGCCATATGCAAAGCACAAACCATTACCTTTGTAGCTGAAGATCTACCGCCTTATCATTTTATAAATCAAAACAATGAACCCGATGGCGCATTAATTGATTTAGCCAAAGCCACCATTAAGCACACAAAGCTAACCGCCAAATTTGAAATAATGCCTATGGCGCGAATTTTTTACGCCCTCGAGCATAACCCGAATGCAGTAACCCTTTCGTTGTTAAAAACCCCAATAAGAGAAAAGCAACTTACCTGGTTAGGCGAATCTTACTTTGCTGATGCCTACCTAGTCAGTTTAAAAAGCCACACTGACGAGGTAAGCCACCTCAACCACGCAAAATTTTACCAAGTAGCTACAATACGCGGCTACTCAAGTGCCACATATTTAAAAAATGCCGGTTTTGTAGAAGGCGAAAACCTAGTTCTTGTAAGTTACTATCAACAATTATGGCAAATGCTCTATAAAAAACGCATAGACTTTGTACTTACTAACACCCTTACTTTAGAAAACGAATTAAAGCGCTCAGGCCTAAATCCAAACTTAATAATTAAGCGAATTCATTTAACCGACTACCCTTCAAAATTATATTTTAGTGCCAACAAAACCCTAGATAAACACACCGCAAGCGCTATTAGCCATGCACTTAACACGCTAAAAGAAAACGGCGAATACCAAGCTATTTTAACCAAGTGGCAGCTACCGCTTCCTGCTACTGCCAACAAGTTGTAA
- a CDS encoding sterol desaturase family protein yields the protein MNSEIILLSLSPVFLAFVCFEFIKFKRYYNIKDSLANTVLALLHQGADAIALLLLMPFFYMLYEYRLFDIKLSVVSVAFAFLLQDFLYYWFHRASHHIHWLWAAHVVHHSSTKMNFTTAFRQSIMYPVAGMWVFWLPMVLLGFDPLTVFSVVALNLAYQFFVHTQIVGKLGWFESVFNTPSHHRVHHAINKSYLDKNFGGVLIIWDKLFGTFVEEDKNQPCKYGIVGQLNSNNPLLITFHQWAHLFKSAYKAKGLKAKCKVLFGYPTSSVKD from the coding sequence ATGAACTCAGAAATTATTTTACTTTCCCTAAGCCCTGTGTTTTTAGCGTTTGTATGCTTTGAATTTATAAAATTTAAGCGCTATTACAATATAAAAGATAGCCTAGCAAACACCGTTTTAGCCTTGCTGCATCAAGGCGCAGATGCAATTGCACTGCTGCTACTTATGCCATTTTTTTACATGCTTTACGAGTACCGCTTATTTGATATAAAGCTAAGTGTAGTTAGCGTTGCTTTTGCATTTTTGCTGCAAGATTTTTTGTACTATTGGTTTCATCGCGCGTCGCATCATATTCATTGGTTGTGGGCTGCGCATGTGGTGCACCACAGCTCCACTAAAATGAATTTTACCACTGCGTTTAGGCAAAGCATAATGTACCCAGTAGCCGGCATGTGGGTATTTTGGCTGCCAATGGTACTGCTAGGCTTTGACCCCTTAACCGTATTTAGCGTAGTGGCACTTAATTTGGCGTATCAATTTTTTGTACATACGCAAATAGTAGGCAAGTTAGGCTGGTTTGAAAGCGTATTTAATACGCCGTCGCACCATAGGGTGCATCATGCAATTAATAAAAGCTACCTTGATAAAAACTTTGGTGGCGTACTTATTATTTGGGATAAGCTGTTTGGTACCTTTGTAGAGGAAGACAAAAATCAGCCATGCAAATACGGCATAGTAGGGCAGCTAAATAGTAATAACCCACTGCTGATAACGTTTCATCAGTGGGCTCATTTATTTAAAAGTGCTTATAAGGCAAAAGGTTTAAAAGCTAAATGTAAGGTACTTTTTGGCTATCCAACCAGTAGCGTTAAAGATTAG
- a CDS encoding polysaccharide lyase family 7 protein: MKNLTSTFKLTALAAVTPLLFMGCASTNTPVDSNVAVPASKFDLSQWKINVPVDLNNDGKIDTIDVEEIQTYAHPDFFYLDDQGYMVFTSPNKALTSANSTNTRSELRQMIRGTNTKIKTKNSKNNFSLAVHPLSERFGSVGGKMEATLKVDHVALRANDPNKKAAYSVVVGQIHAGKDQALIDTKLGFGWGNEPLKIYYKKWPGHKTGSVFWNYERNLPKKDPNRTDITYPVWGNTWENPNDPGVAGIALGEDFSYTVNVYKNMMYLTFSAQGKKDVNYAINLGNNVDAYGKVDEKDHPNGYAADWHYFKAGAYNQCSTKSAKGIWYPGCLGTGDWATDKQNGDYAQVSFKKLVLSPSTKP; encoded by the coding sequence ATGAAAAATCTAACATCTACTTTTAAACTCACAGCACTGGCTGCTGTTACCCCCTTGTTATTTATGGGCTGTGCGAGTACAAACACACCTGTTGATAGTAATGTCGCAGTACCTGCGTCAAAATTTGATTTATCGCAATGGAAAATAAACGTACCTGTAGATCTCAATAACGATGGAAAAATAGATACAATTGACGTTGAAGAAATTCAAACCTACGCACACCCTGATTTTTTCTACCTTGATGATCAAGGCTATATGGTATTTACCTCGCCAAATAAAGCACTTACTAGCGCCAACTCAACCAATACCCGCAGTGAGTTAAGACAAATGATCCGCGGCACAAATACCAAAATAAAAACTAAAAATTCAAAAAATAATTTTTCCTTAGCTGTGCACCCGCTATCGGAGCGTTTTGGCTCGGTAGGCGGAAAAATGGAAGCCACCCTAAAAGTAGATCATGTTGCACTGCGCGCTAACGATCCTAATAAAAAAGCCGCGTACTCTGTGGTGGTAGGGCAAATTCACGCAGGTAAAGATCAAGCCTTAATCGACACAAAACTAGGTTTTGGCTGGGGTAACGAACCGCTTAAAATTTATTATAAAAAATGGCCTGGCCATAAAACCGGATCTGTTTTTTGGAACTACGAGCGTAACTTACCAAAAAAAGATCCTAACCGTACCGACATTACATATCCTGTTTGGGGTAACACCTGGGAAAATCCGAATGATCCCGGTGTGGCGGGCATAGCGCTTGGCGAAGACTTTAGCTACACAGTAAACGTGTATAAAAACATGATGTACTTAACCTTTAGCGCACAAGGCAAAAAAGACGTTAACTACGCAATTAACTTAGGCAATAACGTAGATGCCTATGGCAAAGTAGATGAAAAAGATCACCCTAATGGCTATGCTGCCGATTGGCATTACTTTAAAGCGGGTGCTTATAACCAATGTAGCACTAAGAGCGCTAAAGGTATTTGGTACCCTGGTTGTTTAGGCACTGGCGATTGGGCAACCGACAAACAAAATGGTGATTACGCCCAAGTGAGCTTTAAAAAATTAGTATTAAGCCCGTCAACTAAGCCGTAA
- a CDS encoding alpha/beta fold hydrolase: MRTIKTPQGIKLSYQDEGDKKAPAIILIMGLGAQMTVWPDSLYYTLVKKGFRVIRFDNRDTGLSTHLEHHPSPSLFKSWLSKRLPIRTQTPYLLDDMANDVLALMAALKIKKAHFVGASMGGMIAQLIAAQHKKKVLSLTTIMSSSSLPRLSAKSIGVFIKLAKLKPKTSSRDEAINYNIKLNQLIGSPAYPQSEDALRHHATQIVERSYNPNGYKRQLIAMAASKDRQHLIRKIKTPTLVIHGSDDVVIPVSAGKKTASLIKKAKLRVVPGMGHNFAPELMPLMTKWIVKHVKKAQRKHLNKKRKKTTATKNHIGITKKAL; this comes from the coding sequence ATGCGAACAATTAAAACACCTCAGGGTATAAAACTCAGTTACCAAGACGAAGGCGATAAAAAAGCTCCTGCAATCATACTTATTATGGGTTTAGGCGCACAAATGACCGTGTGGCCCGACTCGCTTTACTACACCTTAGTAAAAAAAGGCTTTAGGGTTATACGCTTTGATAACCGCGACACGGGCCTATCTACCCATTTAGAGCATCACCCTAGCCCGAGTTTATTTAAATCGTGGCTAAGTAAACGCCTGCCCATTCGTACGCAAACGCCCTATTTACTTGATGATATGGCAAACGATGTATTGGCGCTTATGGCGGCCCTAAAAATAAAAAAAGCACATTTTGTTGGTGCTTCTATGGGCGGTATGATTGCTCAGCTAATTGCAGCTCAGCATAAAAAAAAGGTGCTAAGCTTAACCACTATTATGTCAAGCTCAAGCTTGCCCCGCCTTAGCGCAAAAAGCATTGGCGTATTTATAAAGCTTGCCAAATTAAAGCCCAAAACATCCAGCCGTGATGAGGCAATAAACTACAACATTAAACTTAATCAACTTATTGGCAGCCCCGCTTACCCGCAATCAGAAGACGCACTTCGCCATCATGCAACACAAATTGTAGAGCGCTCATATAATCCTAATGGCTACAAACGCCAACTTATTGCTATGGCCGCAAGTAAAGACAGGCAACATTTAATTCGTAAAATTAAAACGCCCACTTTAGTAATTCATGGCAGCGATGATGTGGTAATACCCGTAAGTGCAGGCAAAAAAACGGCAAGCCTTATAAAAAAAGCCAAGTTAAGAGTAGTCCCGGGGATGGGCCATAACTTTGCGCCAGAGCTTATGCCCCTTATGACAAAGTGGATAGTTAAGCATGTAAAAAAAGCGCAGCGCAAACACCTAAATAAAAAACGTAAAAAAACAACAGCAACAAAAAACCACATTGGTATAACCAAAAAAGCACTATAA
- a CDS encoding VOC family protein, translating into MSNCLHLAIPAGDLKVAKTFYCDVLGCKTGNSEEGRWVDIDFWGNELTLHQSVERLPTVRHDVDMGAVAVPHFGIHLSEDEFNGLKKRIEAAGLEYLDKPYRRFVGDEFEQETFFIEDPNGNVLEMKTMVNPGVLFKKA; encoded by the coding sequence ATGTCTAACTGTTTGCATTTGGCTATTCCGGCTGGCGATTTAAAAGTAGCTAAAACGTTTTATTGCGACGTATTGGGCTGTAAAACAGGTAACAGCGAAGAAGGCCGCTGGGTAGACATAGACTTTTGGGGTAACGAGTTAACCCTGCATCAAAGTGTAGAGCGCTTACCAACCGTGCGCCATGATGTAGATATGGGCGCTGTGGCTGTGCCTCATTTTGGTATTCATTTATCTGAAGATGAATTTAACGGTTTAAAAAAACGTATTGAAGCAGCAGGGCTTGAGTACCTTGATAAACCGTATCGCCGCTTTGTAGGTGATGAGTTTGAACAGGAAACTTTTTTTATTGAAGATCCAAACGGTAACGTGCTTGAAATGAAAACCATGGTAAACCCAGGGGTTTTATTTAAAAAAGCGTAA
- a CDS encoding diguanylate cyclase has protein sequence MSYKSNRLTFFPPKNKGAFFFVVISLLALFITFDSYAADTCKIKHLNSPTPAALLKVNTPSELTAQRGINQYQISCSVKNGGVLSFLRPGLDSFTWLQNNTVKTPLKAGQVAYLMDSGTFTATITLKSKLNYTPRFKWQPTHTYFKKAQQHSLIMGSFYGLCITLIFYVLIMGHRLNESIFKLYSIYIFCIGSFILLQEGQVYLFVTQHVSSVIFNLYLLSIGLTVLSATWFMLTLLETNKRWPILTKLLKALACIVMLCAVLKMLVTDLLFWTVVGHVMAYSTLFIVAVIFTLAAMQARKGVREATLVFVALSFVLVSMIFRVLLINQSPFMQRYGFILAFAVESFLLAVAVSRRISRMRIAQKRAETEADFDHLCGILNRRGWAKKSSELIDTHAKKGGVLCLMYIDLDDFKQINDTFGHAVGDDALYHVASCLKSSLRSNDAVGRLGGDEFVVLAHFYTDAQVNPKTHHLKTALNRLTINHNNNPIAIKASMGTTVFSEPPHSIDEILKAGDTAMYHEKLQRKVKPLTLVDG, from the coding sequence ATGAGCTATAAAAGTAATAGATTGACTTTTTTCCCACCTAAAAATAAAGGGGCGTTCTTTTTTGTTGTAATTTCTTTGCTCGCATTATTTATTACTTTTGATTCTTATGCTGCCGATACATGTAAAATAAAGCACTTAAATTCACCCACGCCTGCCGCTTTGCTAAAGGTAAATACTCCTTCTGAACTCACAGCTCAACGCGGTATTAATCAATATCAAATAAGTTGCTCTGTTAAAAATGGTGGCGTACTCAGCTTTTTACGCCCGGGGCTAGATAGCTTTACTTGGCTACAAAACAATACGGTAAAAACCCCATTAAAAGCGGGACAAGTAGCCTATTTAATGGACTCAGGTACTTTTACAGCCACAATAACATTAAAATCAAAGCTTAATTACACACCCCGGTTTAAATGGCAGCCAACCCACACTTATTTTAAAAAAGCGCAGCAACATTCGCTGATTATGGGCTCATTTTATGGCTTGTGCATTACGCTTATTTTTTATGTATTAATAATGGGGCACAGGCTTAACGAAAGTATATTTAAGCTCTACAGCATTTACATTTTTTGTATTGGCAGCTTTATTTTACTTCAAGAAGGGCAAGTGTATTTATTTGTAACGCAGCATGTGTCTAGCGTTATTTTTAACTTATATCTACTTAGTATCGGTTTAACCGTACTAAGTGCCACGTGGTTTATGCTCACGTTATTAGAGACAAATAAACGTTGGCCTATATTAACTAAATTACTCAAAGCACTCGCATGCATTGTAATGCTTTGTGCCGTGCTTAAAATGCTAGTTACTGACCTATTATTTTGGACAGTAGTAGGCCATGTAATGGCTTACTCAACGTTGTTTATTGTGGCTGTTATTTTTACTTTAGCTGCAATGCAAGCTCGTAAAGGTGTACGCGAGGCAACACTCGTATTTGTAGCGCTTAGCTTTGTATTAGTAAGTATGATTTTTAGGGTGCTGCTTATTAACCAAAGCCCGTTTATGCAGCGCTATGGTTTTATATTGGCGTTTGCAGTTGAATCATTTTTATTAGCTGTTGCCGTATCAAGGCGCATAAGCCGAATGCGAATAGCACAAAAACGAGCCGAAACTGAAGCCGACTTTGACCACTTGTGTGGTATTTTAAACCGCAGAGGATGGGCTAAAAAATCATCTGAACTTATAGATACCCACGCCAAAAAAGGCGGTGTATTGTGTTTGATGTATATAGATTTAGATGACTTTAAGCAAATAAACGACACCTTTGGCCATGCTGTAGGCGATGACGCTTTATACCATGTTGCCAGTTGCTTAAAAAGCAGTTTACGCAGCAACGATGCTGTAGGGCGTTTGGGCGGTGATGAATTTGTAGTGCTAGCGCACTTTTATACGGATGCGCAGGTAAATCCTAAAACTCACCATTTAAAAACCGCCTTAAATAGGCTCACAATAAATCACAACAACAACCCTATAGCCATTAAAGCAAGTATGGGTACTACCGTATTTAGTGAACCGCCCCACTCGATTGATGAAATTTTAAAAGCTGGCGACACTGCCATGTACCATGAAAAGTTACAACGTAAAGTAAAACCACTCACGTTAGTAGATGGCTAA
- a CDS encoding NUDIX hydrolase gives MSNTVRVGVAVIIMRQNTILLGERIGAHGANTWATPGGHLEFGESVEQCAIREVCEETGLNVSKITKLDFTNDIFSAENKHYITLYVKADYEGGEPVLNEPNKCIQWRWCDINNLPSPLFTSLKNYLTTTTLTA, from the coding sequence GTAACACAGTACGAGTAGGCGTGGCGGTTATTATAATGCGCCAAAATACTATTTTATTAGGTGAGCGAATAGGTGCGCATGGTGCAAATACATGGGCAACGCCTGGCGGGCATTTAGAGTTTGGCGAAAGCGTTGAGCAGTGTGCAATACGCGAGGTATGTGAGGAAACAGGGCTAAATGTGAGTAAAATTACTAAGCTTGATTTTACTAACGATATTTTTAGTGCTGAGAATAAACACTACATTACTTTATACGTAAAAGCCGATTACGAAGGCGGCGAGCCTGTGCTAAACGAGCCAAATAAATGTATACAGTGGCGTTGGTGCGATATTAATAATTTACCATCGCCACTGTTTACATCACTTAAAAACTACTTAACTACAACAACGCTTACGGCTTAG
- a CDS encoding SRPBCC family protein, with protein MIFISIKQTLNADPLQIITTLLDHQQLDRFFNAKFELIKTANSGELKGGKGAIRQVKMANATFNERIIMANLGHICYQIVGNKPVANHQGDIYLVANTGAKSITTELNYCIRCKAPWWLPNALLKHLISKDITQALNKLQHYFMAGKV; from the coding sequence ATGATCTTTATATCAATAAAACAAACGCTTAATGCAGATCCTTTGCAAATAATAACCACCTTGTTAGATCATCAGCAGTTAGATCGTTTTTTTAATGCCAAGTTTGAGCTAATAAAAACAGCAAATAGCGGTGAGCTAAAAGGTGGTAAAGGCGCAATAAGGCAAGTAAAAATGGCAAATGCCACGTTTAATGAGCGTATAATAATGGCTAACCTTGGCCACATTTGCTACCAAATAGTAGGTAATAAGCCTGTGGCAAATCATCAAGGTGATATTTATTTAGTTGCTAATACAGGCGCTAAAAGTATTACTACCGAGCTTAATTATTGTATACGCTGCAAAGCGCCGTGGTGGCTGCCAAATGCTTTGCTAAAGCACCTAATTAGTAAAGATATAACCCAGGCATTAAATAAACTGCAGCATTACTTTATGGCGGGCAAAGTATGA